The DNA segment TCTAAACTGCCCGGTAGAAGGGAAAGTATGCGGTTACAAATTGAAACGTGACACTAGTAGGAACACTTCACACTTGACGATTTAGTACAAGTGAACATgctgttttgaaacatttttgtttagaGCTGGAAAAGTAATAACAACTACTCGATATCTTTAAAATTCATAAACTACATCCTCAAAATGACACCGGCTTTACGGAGAAATGAACACACAGGTAAATGGCCTAAAACAAGCATTGTCCCAAAGGTGACAAAATTCCCCGTCGCAAAATATCAAATTAACCTTTAAAGTAATAGAAATGGAGTATGTTGTTTACGATGAAGTTAAATGCGCCTTCCCAAGATGAAGCTTGGTGATGaataagaaaatccagtgaatggttcttgagatatggCGCTGACAGGCTTAACATGcagcttaacatgctgaaatcttcaaagtgtcgccatgaacttgaaaattaactgaaggtcaccaaaatttACTGGACCCTGCACCTTCACTAAAATAACGAATATGAAGAACATTCTAGGAATAATTCTTGAGATAACTCGCTGGCAACGGAAAAGGTTAATGTTCCCTTGTGACCTTAAATGAAGGaaaaggtcaccaaacctgactgagacctGGCTTTCACTATGATGAACCAAGGTaccaaatattaaaaaatattgtGAATTGTCTTATGATATTCCAATTCGTACGAAGGCCCGGACGGAGTCTAATACTATATCCCCCGCAAAACGCGCGACGGGGGATAATGAGAGAAAATATTATATTACGAAATGAAAACGTGATGGTTGTTGCTAACCCCCGACATAGCAATGACACTGCTGCAAACCAATATATTCTTCAGTAATTTGGAAACTTATCAAGACTAAATTACCTCCAAAGTAAACTGACACTTTTCAGAATTGATTGATTCGGATCACGATGTGGCAATGATGTTGACAGAGAGGAACCAGGGTAGTCCACAGGTTACGGGATCGatgggtcaggctcgctgacttgggtggcAATTGAACAGATccatgctcatactgttgatcactggatggtttgGTACAGCAAAGATTATTTTCAGGACACCACCATGCACCAAACACAAAAAGAAAGAACTGAAACAAATAAGGAGCGCCCAATTCTTTTGTGTCGATATGGTCAAACTGTAATGGCATGACGGATTGCCTATAGTAGTGTGAAACAATCGGGTGGTCCTTCACATTGATAGTGGTGTACCTCGTGGTAGGCTGACATGATTGACGTCTCAACAGATGTTGGTTTCAGTAGTAACGGTACTGTCAGTTCGATCCCTATAAAGTCGCCTATTTTCGCCCGAGATAGCAGGTGCCCTATTCTGTCAGGGTAAATTATCATGTAACTTTGCTATCAAACACTAAATAAGTACTCCAGATTTTATCATTTAACAATCTACCTTGACCGCCTTAGAGCATTGCTTACAGAtatattgggtttttttaccTTACACAGTGTCAACGTCAGGTTATTCCTGCCCGCCATTATCCGATAAGACAGTGTGAAGTAATGAGATCCATGTGAAGGAAAACGAGCAGTGATAAATACATGAAAGGATTGCTGAACCTACTGCATGTATATGCATGATACCGGGGGTTTGAAACAAAACAGCATTACCTCACTCATGTAATATATTCAATTTGTATAACTCGCTTTTCTAAAAAAAATGTCCAGAATTCTCAAAAGAACTATGCCCACCTATAAAGCgattttattacaaaatacTGTTTTCTTCTGTTTCTTTGTAATTTGTTACACGAAGGCGTCCATCTTGCGGTCACTAGCATCATACCCATCTTTCTGTGTAGATGCTGTTGCCGAACTTTCTATTGTGCTGTGGGGCACTGACCCAAAAATTTAATATCCATTTTTCTCCTTTGACGACATTACATCCTCCATGTAGAGAATACGGGTCAGCGGTGCCGACCCATCCGGTCTGAAACAGGAACCACGATGCTGTACACAAGAAACACACACATTTACTAGATGTCACGTCCTTCTCAAATAACTGTACACAATGTAGACAAGCAGGACCATGGTGTAAAAATCTATACCGCTTGACAACGGTATGCACAGATCCATAAAATGCCTTACCTTTCTGGCATATCTTTGGCCAAAACAATGTCTGGTGTGtagacacacaaaaaaacaacatttcgacggagtgtgtgagtatgattttacaccgGTTTTAATATGAATGGGCTTTAGACTTTGTACCCAGATGataaatcgaacccgggtcttcggcgtgacgagcggacgctttaaccactaggctaccccaccgccaccaTTTGGACTGTTTTGATCATATGTATATTGATATATTCTATTCAGAAATGTTGATAAACGACACATTATGTCATAAATGTCAACATATTCGGTGTAGTGTCCCTTCCTCGACACCAAAATACAAGTTCTGAACATGGGAACATTTGCCCATAATTCCTCAAACGACGACGTTGTTCCTTACCTCAGGGTCCCGGATGTTGTTGTACCATATGACTGCCTTCCCCTTCTGAGGCTGCACCAATATCGCCGACCGTTGGCAATACTGACTCAAGTTAATATGTTCTTCCTGTAGTAGAATAAGATAGGAGCACTTTCCTTATGCCGGTACCATTGTTTTAGCTACTTCCGGTTGTATATAGCACTCTAAACAGAACCCTAACCCTACCCTTAAGCTTCCTTCCGATCATCCACAGAAAATAAGTTTAGTGGTATCTGTATAAGTAAACCTATCCAAAATTCAGCTTAACAAACTTCGTCAGCACAATCTAAATCGTCTCCGCCCCATCACAACACACTCTGAGCTAAAAGGCGGTCTGTGCTGCTTTGTACGATACCGTGTAGGCGGAtagtgacgtcacttccggaaGCAGTTTCCCGAATGAAAAATCGAGCTACATGGATTTATCCAGCTTGTCAATAACGCTATTTACAAAGCTTTATCTCCGACTGGTAATTGGCCTCAATGCAGGAACCGTTGTCTCCTTTCAATTATCGATGCTGAATTTTGAATTATGTATTGGTTGGTCTGAAGTTCGGGAAACAAAGTCTCACCTTGGGTGTTGTGTCTGGACCGTCGGCTAAGGGAAACGCTGTCTCCCCTCCCTCCTCGacatcattcagatacaccATCACTGTTATATACCTGTGGAGAAGGTGTGGCGTGAATGGTCATGTGCAAAAGGCAGGCTTTCAGACACTGTGTGCTATAGAGCGTTTTTACCTCCTGTTACTAACTACCCAACGTTTCACGTCGATGTCGATTAAAAGGCCCATTAAGCACAgtaaaagttgcatttaccttagtgtataaatgacctcaccatgCTTACATTTATGTTTGACTATCAAATTTAGGGTGTCTCCGTACTGTATGTTTGTAGTATACATGTAATATCATTAATGATATCTAATACATCACACTCGTATTAGCTCAGATTGCTGTTAACCCAACACTGGACAGGCGAGGGTGATTACCATCTGTAAATCAACCTGATTCACGTTTAAGTGTATGAGGAGACTCAGATGAGTCTAACGCTGTCGCGAAGTGGAAAGAGAATAAACTCACTGatcacttacccactcactcactcatcctcccactcactcactcactcatcctcccactcacgcactcactcagtTATACACATTATGGCAAGAAGCACGATACAATTACCTGCACAATACACAAGAGGTTTTGGTGTGCGGGGGATATGACTGATGGCAGCATGGTTTATTCATCAGTGTTTCCCGCGTCGACAATGAGCTGTCGTAGTGGGAGTGGTAGTGGTCACCAACGCCGTACCTACCAAACTGAAACAATGGTGCAGTGTTATTCAACACAGCATGCATAAGGCAGGAGAGTGCAGTACATTTCCACATACTACTTTCAGTTAGCTAAGGAGGACGTTTTCATTACATCTTACTCAAATCCCGCCAACAAGTAAATACCGACTTACCCTCATACGCACACTAACACGTACAGACATTAACCTTTGATTTTTTTACGATAACAACCCATGGACATGTCAAACACCAATTGTCATATTATGTTACCAACCTGATACCATTCGCTTTCCTCCAGAATGTCCATTGGCATGTCTGTTAGTACCGATACTCTGCAAGGAAAGTGGGAACACAGTGCATAATGATCCTAGGCATAGTGCCATGTTTCCTGCCTAAATAATACCTTGGTTATAATACCAAACTGGATATAATACCATTTGCTAATACGAAGAGTATTATTTCCATATTGAAATATGGGGGCCTACTCATTCTGATCAGGATCCACAACTTTTTACGTTTCAGGGTTCTTAGGGCCTGCAGCTTTTCATGGGGGTTATAGACAAACACTGCACCTGGGTGTTCAAACTGAGCATGGTTACAAAATGGAGTTGCGAGGTTATACCGAAACATGAGTTTCATTATCATATTCAGACCATGACCTACTTTTCAACCGATCCGAACTTTCTCGTGTTAAAGTTAAAATAGTCACCACacacaactctggttacactgaattccaatttcttgtttcataCGAAAATGATATTTGCAAATGAATTCTAATTtcaaactttaataacaccgtatttctatattttatgtcgaggtttaggCATACCTTAACTGAGAAATCACAGTCTGACCcagtttgatgaggtcgtaaaatgattcacactggttacacctgctaTGTGCTTTTTGCACCTATTAAATGCAATTCCGTAACGCACGGTGAGATTGGTATAGTACAAATTCCTTACCCGACCCCGAAAGTTTTCTAGAgatttgagatttccacgatttccaggttttgGTTTGTCTGAGCTCGCTGGACGACAGAACACGTGTTTGAAGGGATTAGaagaaacgagactgttctgtaatcaatgttttgacttgaaaATAGAACCAAAGACACATATTTTCATcagagtgagtgtagttttacgccacttttacaaatattcctgcaatactaaggcgggggacaccagaagttgACTTCAGATGTTCCATCCATGTGCGGAATCCAACCAAGctcttcggcgttacgagcgaaagctttaatcgctagactaccccactgccccttttGTTATCAGATATGCCTCGAGGTGAACGTGATTCAAACTCACAATGATTTGtgtttctggtccagactcaatcatttaaaacaaatacattctGTCGGTAAATCAAGACAACAGACTGATACCTTCGTCGAATGTCGAGTAACACACTGTCCAGGTCATGTCGGAGGAACGTGGTGTGGGACTGCCGGCCTTTCTGATGTGTAACGCTGCCATTTTCCCCAACTGTCATGGCAACGATCAGGCCGTTGGCCGTGGCAAGACTTATCAATTTGTCCGTTTCATCTTGCGTCAGGAAGTCGGGGATCACTTAACATACAGAGTAAATAAGCGAATTACAACTACTACTAAATTATGCATTTCTGCCTATAGTAGCATCTGGTACAGCAAAACTGATGACTGAATGTAACAGCCACGTCAGCTGGACACACAATCAGTGAGTTCCTCTTCCGccgaccagtgaaggtcccggtttgaatatatcttcagtaacccgtgcttgtcgtaagaggcgatgtcataacaggatcgggtggtcgtgctctctggtttggttgacacatgtcatcggttcccagttgcaaagATCGCATCATgaatgtgtagatcgatgctgatgctgtttgccactggattgtctggtccaggctctaTTATTTAtaaaccgtcgccatatagctggaatattattgagtgcggagtaaaactaaactcactcactcactcttctttcTCTTTTACCACGGAACAAAAGATTGACTGGCTGATGTCAAAGCAGACTGTCAGAACAAAAAATCAGATTTGAGTTCTCTAATTCTATAAAGTCACTGAAACAATGCTACAGTGGCATCAGTATTAACTCACTAATTATAAATCACCCTAATACATTCCACACTGGGTGGGGCACGTCTGACGTCATAAGAAGTGATTGGTATGGTGAAAGGATAATCAATATGGCGGAACATGACTCAGTGCAGGTGTAATGAATTAGCTGAAGATATAATTGGTACTCTTGTAATGCAGTGATGTAATTACTTACACAGCAGGTATACACTGGGAGATACTGTAGAAATGAGTTATCCCCCTCCCCAAGATCCAGCGTCCCTCCAGGCGGCTTGCACAAGTACAACACGAAAAACACGAAGGGCATTCATAGCTTGAAAACGATCATGAAAAGAAAGTATTTCCGTCATTCATACTTACCAAACAAAGGCGGGTTTCTGGCTACAGTGATTCTCTGATGTGACTGACCGGAAGTCAGATTCAGTTTTGTGACGTCACCAACCTGCAACGATGAGATGCATATAATCTGTGCAACACAAGTCGGTGGCGTGTCTGTGTTAACACTTATCATAAACCCAGTCCGTCTATAAACATTCTGTCAGATGGCTGAAGTCTGAAGGTGTTCGCTGACAACTGCTACGGCTAAGACCGAGAAAGCTCACCTTTAGACCTGGTATCGCCACTATCTGTACATGAAGTACTCGAATTTGATTGGATAATGCATAATACTAGACACTGCCAGTTTGGACTGAAAATGCGCCTGAATTCATGGCCGCTTTCCTGCGCAGGTATACAACACTGCCGCactacttcagcttgaccaTCAAAACAACAGACGTGGTGGAAATGCTACATAAACTGTCATCGAAACTCGAATAATACAATTGTATGAGTTTTTCGTCCCAGGTATTACTGTCATATTGTCTTCTTTTGTAAAAACATTCAAATCCAATTACAATGTACCGCCCCAAGCATAAGCAAACAATATCCATTTATCAGAAAGCCATCATAAAAGAGTATGAACAAGGATTTGACGTCGTTCATTTTTCAGTGCAAACACAGAAACTGATATTCAATTCTTAAATAACATGCTCGCTCGTAATTCATACGTAAGTGACAGTAGTGGGGTAACTTGGTGACTGAAGCGCTCGATAATCACCTCGaaggaccgggttcgattctccaggTGGGTTAACTGTGTGAATGTTTGTTGATAAACTCAAATCCACCCTCAACCCCAATGCCTCCTAACCAAACCATACTGAATGAAGACACGGCGCTGAAACCAGTGACAAACAACCGGCCGAGTAACCGTACGTCAGTGTACAAGTGCGAACATGAATAAAATCGCGTGCTGCTGGAACGGTTTCCCGTCGGTCACATGACAGAAGTAACTTGATCAAAAGAAAATGTCGGCTGTCATTCACAACACACCTCGAAGTTGCGATATCAAACTGTTCTCTCCACGGTTGCGTGTAATagcaaatatatatgtgtgtgtgtgtgtgtgtgtgtgtgtgtgtctctgtgtgtgtgtgtgtgtgtgtctgtgtgtgtgtgtgtgtgtgtgtgtgtgtgtgtctgtgtgtgtgtgtgtgtgtgtctgtgtgtgtgtgtgtgtgtgtgtgtgtgtctgtctgtctgtctgtctgggtgtgtgtctgtctgggtgtgggtgtgttcgtgtgcgTGTGCCAAAAAAAACAAGCGTTGGTTGAAGTCATTTGGTCTCTTATTCATATCCCCTTTTATTAtgataccatatttatgaaactcgtGAATGGTATCCACTCGTTTCATAAATCTGAAATTTCGGGGCACAAAGTATTAACAAATGTTATTAAAGTGAATGACACGTCAACATACCACTGTGTGTATATTATGTACGTGTATATTATGTACGCTTACTTGACAGACTTAAACAGACAGCAATAGATCCTGAGTTACTGCACGTGCCCAACCACACTGCCTATGGAGACGGGTGCGTTCGGGCGAAGTTGTCCAAATACGAgaacaacccaagaaaaaaactGCTGCACGAATAAAGATCGTCTATAGTAACGAGTTCACTGAAACAACAAAGGTTAATTGGGGCAAACTAATCCGCAATGCGTTGCATCGACAGTGAAAACTGTGAGGAGAAAGAAGGGATACATTTCGGTGATTGCTCCCTACTGCATAAAAGTGGTTTACCTGTCCAGGATCAATCCGCGGGAGAATGTAATCCCTTGGTTTCAAAATGGCGCACTTGGCACTGGTGTTCATGAAGCCCATGTCGGGTAGTTCCAACCCGCTATGGAGACAGTAGCCTCTGTTGGTTTGACAAAGTGTCTTCATTGTCAAAACTGACACCACCAGCAGCATCACTTTCGTCATGGCGGGTAATGTAGCAGAAAGTAAACCTCCTTTAAATGACAGTAAACGAAAACATGTAAAAAATCTAGAAGTTGATAACTCACGAGAAAAGAATAGATGAGGCCTGTAAAGAAATCGGCAAAAGCTGATCGAATCAGTGCATTTACGTCTGTAACATGCcagatatgtttatatataGGGTGCTTGTATACgaatgtacgtgtgtgtgtgtgtgcgcgtgcgcgtgtgtcCATATAGACATAGGtttatgcatgtgtgtgcgtgtatttgTGTCTGTGAGTCtccatataaatatataaagcgACTGATTCATTCTTAGTCTGTGTATAGATCGACGTTTCGTGTTTTCTGTTTAATGGGCTTTTACGTTTCCTGTCTCGCTTATGTCGCTGACTACCATGCTGCCAGATTATGGATACATCCATTTCAGTCCTTGTACGCCTGTACACTGTACACTCCACCGTACACACTCCAATTCTGTCTTCGAGTGCTAAAACGGGAACTCCGTGAAAGGATAAGGTTATCAGTAAACTATAGTTGTTTTGAAAGAGAACATTAGGATCTTGCGTTCATGGGGTTCAAggtctctgacttggttgatacttgTCAGTGTACCCCATTTACCtaaactgatgctcatgatgtcaatcaatgGATTATTAGTtacagactcgagtatttacataccgccgtcatatagctggaaatatTGATAAGTGCGGTTTCAACAACAAAGAAGAAAACCACAATCTCGCTTGTGCCGTCACAGAGAAAGAGCATAAATATGACTTGGTTGGTACATGTTACATGAACGTGAGTTTACTCAAATTGTTGTGTAAACTGCATTATCACATTGGAAATAAGTAAATTGAATACGTACCCTTTGTAGAACTCTCCCTGACTGGTACATACACAAAGTAATGCTTCGAAACCACGGAGATCATTTACTGGTATATCTATATGAAATCAAACCCGGACTGGTGGGCCTTGTCATGTAGACCAACAGATAAGCGTTTAAAGCAGTAACTGAAAACCACGAGATCCCGTGTTTGCGGGATAATATACACATTGATGTGTTTCTTTGACTAAAACTTTACCAGCCGTTTCAGGGGGAAATGTCAAAATAGAAGTGAATagtcattttgtaaacaatCTATCAGTCTGATGCCCGACGGAGGTATGTAAGTATCAGTGAGCATGTGCATGTTATACCGGTTTTTACACAGATAAATCACATAGTGGAAGATGCCATCACAAGTAATGGTTATCTACCAAGAGGGGAGATATAGTGGTTATTGCCTCACTACACATCCCTGCGGGAGGATGCCGGTACCGCAGAACCACCTTTTCATTTTCACCAGCAGCTGGTACCGTCAATGAATGAAATTGGGACGCCAGGCACCTTTGAGTCTGAAATACTCTCCGTCCCCGGCACTTACAGTTTATTTTTGAAATAGCCTACACAGAAAAGTATAGTGAGTAATGATCATAGTATGTAACTCGCAATACATGTGTCACTCTACCATAATGTAATCCCCAGCTTGAAGATTACCCAGACTTGAGAATAcccaatgttgttgtttttctagaTGACTCTgcataaaaataaatacataaaatgttgCCACATCATATATTAAGCCAGAAACGATTAAACTATTATAcagtgatgtatgtatgtatgtttacgTCACTTTATGTACTTATAACAATTACTGTTTGTCCAGTTTAGATTTGTGTCTCTGAGGTAGTTATGCACAACCTGTTCTTCATGTTAAACGTGTGGAGTACTGTACTGACGGACCAAAGAAAGTACACCGTCATGTTGGAGGGTGACTGAAATGGAATAAACATATTATTCGATAGT comes from the Haliotis asinina isolate JCU_RB_2024 chromosome 12, JCU_Hal_asi_v2, whole genome shotgun sequence genome and includes:
- the LOC137257561 gene encoding transmembrane prolyl 4-hydroxylase-like codes for the protein MTKVMLLVVSVLTMKTLCQTNRGYCLHSGLELPDMGFMNTSAKCAILKPRDYILPRIDPGQVGDVTKLNLTSGQSHQRITVARNPPLFVIPDFLTQDETDKLISLATANGLIVAMTVGENGSVTHQKGRQSHTTFLRHDLDSVLLDIRRRVSVLTDMPMDILEESEWYQFGRYGVGDHYHSHYDSSLSTRETLMNKPCCHQSYPPHTKTSCVLCRYITVMVYLNDVEEGGETAFPLADGPDTTPKEEHINLSQYCQRSAILVQPQKGKAVIWYNNIRDPETGWVGTADPYSLHGGCNVVKGEKWILNFWVSAPQHNRKFGNSIYTERWV